Proteins co-encoded in one Actinomadura luteofluorescens genomic window:
- a CDS encoding prolyl oligopeptidase family serine peptidase encodes MTQYPSAQRLDIVEDIHGHRVADPYRWLEDPDSAETGEWRAAQDGLFHKIMDALPGRDALRARLLELLGAGSVGAPVWRGERRFFTRRSADQEHPVLHTVDPDGSERVLVDPMALDPAGTTTLDGWQPDKEGRLLAYKVSTGGDEESLLYVIDVATGDRVEGPIDRARYSSVAWLPGGEAYYYTRRLPAQDVPPGEEQYHRRVYLHRVGTEPDTHDVLVFGADMDKTNYYGVGVSRDGRWLTISASQGTAPRNDLWIADLTSSSPEAPALRSVQEGIDASTGIHVGRDGRAYVFTDRDAPRSRLCVADPSDLSYGTWRDLLPQDPEAVLTDFAILDGLERPVLLAGWTRHAISEITVHDLASGERLGTVPTPGLGSIGGIVERPEGGHEAWFGYTDHVTPSAVLRYDARTGETTPWASAPGTVDVPEIETRQVAYTSRDGTEVRMLVASRPGLTGPRPAILYGYGGFNISLTPSYSASILAWVEAGGVYAVANLRGGSEEGEQWHRAGMRDRKQNVFDDFHAAAEKLIADGLTTPAQLAISGGSNGGLLVGAALTQRPDLYRAVVCSAPLLDMVRYERFGLGQTWNDEYGTADDPEEFGWLIGYSPYHHVHPGTAYPAVLFTTFGSDTRVDPLHARKMCAALQHATTSEAPILLRDEPEVGHAARSVTRSADLTADTLTFLLAQCGPLPGPEGPPSSGTAGDRWHRSDSPGGSLRDQVLASREPAFGRDRDH; translated from the coding sequence ATGACGCAGTATCCGTCCGCGCAGCGCCTGGACATCGTCGAGGACATCCACGGCCACCGGGTCGCCGACCCCTACCGCTGGCTGGAGGATCCGGACAGCGCCGAGACCGGCGAGTGGCGCGCCGCGCAGGACGGGCTCTTCCACAAGATCATGGACGCCCTGCCGGGCCGGGACGCGCTGCGGGCCCGCCTGCTCGAACTGCTCGGCGCCGGCAGCGTCGGGGCCCCCGTGTGGCGGGGCGAGCGGCGCTTCTTCACCCGCCGCTCCGCCGACCAGGAGCACCCGGTGCTCCACACCGTGGACCCCGACGGATCCGAGCGCGTCCTCGTCGACCCGATGGCCCTCGACCCCGCCGGGACGACGACGCTGGACGGCTGGCAGCCCGACAAGGAGGGCCGCCTCCTGGCGTACAAGGTGTCCACCGGCGGCGACGAGGAGTCGCTGCTGTACGTCATCGACGTCGCGACGGGCGACCGGGTGGAGGGGCCGATCGACCGGGCCCGGTACTCCTCGGTGGCCTGGCTGCCCGGCGGCGAGGCGTACTACTACACGCGCCGGCTGCCCGCCCAGGACGTCCCGCCGGGCGAGGAGCAGTACCACCGGCGCGTCTACCTGCACCGCGTCGGCACCGAACCCGACACCCACGACGTCCTGGTCTTCGGCGCGGACATGGACAAGACCAACTACTACGGGGTCGGCGTCAGCCGCGACGGCCGCTGGCTCACGATCTCCGCGTCGCAGGGCACCGCGCCCCGCAACGACCTGTGGATCGCCGACCTGACCTCGTCCTCCCCCGAGGCGCCCGCGCTGCGGTCCGTGCAGGAGGGCATCGACGCCTCCACCGGCATCCACGTGGGCCGCGACGGTCGCGCCTACGTCTTCACCGACCGCGACGCGCCCCGGTCCCGGCTGTGCGTCGCCGACCCGTCCGACCTCTCCTACGGGACGTGGCGGGACCTCCTCCCCCAGGACCCCGAGGCCGTCCTCACCGACTTCGCGATCCTCGACGGCCTGGAGCGCCCGGTCCTGCTCGCCGGATGGACGCGCCACGCGATCAGCGAGATCACCGTGCACGACCTGGCCTCCGGGGAGCGGCTCGGCACCGTCCCGACCCCCGGCCTCGGTTCCATCGGCGGCATCGTCGAGCGGCCCGAAGGCGGGCACGAGGCCTGGTTCGGCTACACCGACCACGTGACCCCCTCGGCGGTCCTGCGCTACGACGCGCGCACCGGAGAGACGACACCGTGGGCGTCGGCGCCCGGCACGGTCGACGTCCCCGAGATCGAGACGCGCCAGGTCGCCTACACCTCCCGCGACGGCACCGAGGTGCGCATGCTCGTCGCGTCCCGTCCGGGCCTGACCGGGCCGCGCCCCGCGATCCTCTACGGCTACGGCGGGTTCAACATCTCGCTCACGCCGTCCTACTCGGCGAGCATCCTCGCGTGGGTCGAGGCGGGCGGCGTCTACGCGGTCGCCAACCTGCGCGGTGGCTCCGAGGAAGGCGAGCAGTGGCACCGCGCCGGCATGCGGGACCGCAAGCAGAACGTCTTCGACGACTTCCACGCCGCCGCCGAGAAGCTGATCGCGGACGGCCTCACCACGCCCGCCCAGCTCGCGATCTCCGGCGGCTCCAACGGCGGCCTCCTCGTCGGCGCCGCCCTCACCCAGCGCCCCGACCTCTACCGGGCGGTCGTGTGCTCGGCGCCGCTCCTGGACATGGTCCGCTACGAGCGCTTCGGCCTCGGCCAGACATGGAACGACGAGTACGGGACGGCCGACGACCCCGAGGAATTCGGCTGGCTCATCGGCTACTCGCCCTACCACCACGTCCACCCCGGCACCGCCTACCCGGCCGTCCTGTTCACGACGTTCGGCAGCGACACCCGAGTGGACCCCCTCCACGCCCGCAAGATGTGCGCCGCCCTCCAGCACGCCACCACCTCCGAAGCCCCGATCCTCCTACGCGACGAACCCGAAGTAGGCCACGCCGCCCGCTCCGTAACCCGCTCAGCAGACCTCACCGCCGACACCCTCACGTTCCTGCTTGCGCAGTGCGGTCCTCTTCCGGGCCCTGAGGGCCCTCCATCGTCGGGCACTGCTGGCGATCGCTGGCATCGCTCCGACTCGCCTGGCGGCTCGCTGCGCGATCAGGTTCTTGCTTCGCGCGAACCTGCCTTCGGACGCGATCGCGACCACTGA
- a CDS encoding HNH endonuclease translates to MRQVLLLNATYEPLTTLPLRRAVCLVLREKAEIVHHDTSGDVLHSATMTVEIPSVIRLRRYVRIPFRTRVPLTRAALMRRDNFRCVYCGRRAETIDHVHPRSRGGKHVWENCVASCMTCNHSKADRLLSELGWTLSITPAVPRGAHWRLIGLVHDGDPQWAAYVTEPAA, encoded by the coding sequence ATGCGACAGGTCCTCCTCCTGAACGCGACGTACGAACCCCTCACCACGCTGCCTCTGCGGAGGGCGGTCTGCCTCGTGCTTCGCGAGAAGGCGGAGATCGTCCATCACGACACCTCGGGTGACGTGCTCCATTCGGCCACGATGACGGTCGAGATCCCGTCCGTCATCCGGCTCCGCCGCTACGTCCGCATCCCGTTCCGGACCCGCGTGCCCCTGACCCGCGCGGCGCTGATGCGCCGCGACAACTTCCGCTGCGTCTACTGCGGCCGCCGCGCCGAGACGATCGACCATGTCCATCCGCGCAGCCGGGGCGGCAAGCACGTCTGGGAGAACTGCGTGGCCTCCTGCATGACGTGCAACCACAGCAAGGCCGACCGGCTGCTGTCGGAGCTGGGCTGGACGCTCAGCATCACCCCGGCCGTTCCGAGAGGGGCGCACTGGCGGCTCATCGGCCTCGTCCACGACGGCGATCCGCAGTGGGCCGCCTACGTCACCGAGCCCGCGGCCTGA
- a CDS encoding FmdB family zinc ribbon protein has protein sequence MPRYDYRCRACGSTFEVSRPMINSSDPAPCPAGHDDTVKLLSTVAVTGTSRGGAPQPPPSGGGGCCGGGCCS, from the coding sequence GTGCCTCGCTATGACTACCGCTGCCGCGCGTGCGGGTCGACCTTCGAGGTCTCCCGCCCGATGATCAACTCGTCCGACCCGGCCCCGTGCCCGGCCGGCCACGACGACACCGTCAAGCTCCTGTCCACGGTCGCCGTCACCGGCACCTCCCGTGGCGGAGCGCCCCAGCCGCCGCCGAGCGGGGGCGGGGGCTGCTGCGGCGGGGGCTGCTGCTCCTGA
- a CDS encoding DUF1330 domain-containing protein, whose product MTAYALAYMTPQPPLHDDVFVYMERIQETMDPFGGRFIVHASETEVLEGPFEGAYVIIEFPDMDKARDWYASDAYQKILAMRADNIPGTTVLLQGVPPNYDVAATGRALRAAQAG is encoded by the coding sequence ATGACCGCCTACGCCCTCGCCTACATGACCCCCCAGCCGCCGCTACACGACGACGTCTTCGTCTACATGGAGCGCATCCAGGAGACCATGGACCCGTTCGGCGGCCGCTTCATCGTGCACGCCAGCGAGACCGAGGTGCTCGAAGGCCCGTTCGAGGGCGCCTACGTCATCATCGAGTTCCCCGACATGGACAAGGCCCGCGACTGGTACGCCTCGGACGCCTATCAGAAGATCCTCGCGATGCGCGCCGACAACATCCCCGGCACCACCGTGCTGCTCCAGGGCGTCCCGCCGAACTACGACGTCGCCGCGACCGGCCGGGCGCTGCGCGCGGCCCAGGCCGGGTGA